A portion of the Poecilia reticulata strain Guanapo linkage group LG23, Guppy_female_1.0+MT, whole genome shotgun sequence genome contains these proteins:
- the tnnt2e gene encoding troponin T2e, cardiac isoform X1 → MSEEAVEDVVEEEVVEEEVIEEVLVEEVGEEEEAPPGVEEPLVSTTEEPAEEEAPAADEEHPAADEDESRPKPKAFAPPIAVPKIPEGEKVDFDDIHRKRQEKDLSELQSLIEAHFIQRKKDEEELIALVNRIEKRRAERAEQQRIRTEQEKERQNRLVEEKERKEQEEARKKQDEDAKKKKALTNMTQQYGGQQRPDGRKGAKKQTEREKKRKILAERRKPLTIDHLNEDKLKEKAGELWQWLMMLEAEKFDYTETLKRQKYDINLLLNRVQATQSAKGRGKAKGRVR, encoded by the exons ATGTCAGAGGAAGCAGTGGAGGACGTCGTCGAGGAAGAAGTTGTGGAGGAAGAAGTAATTGAAGAAGTTCTAGTGGAGGAGGTGGG GGAGGAAG AAGAAGCTCCACCTGGAGTAGAAG AGCCCCTTGTCTCCACTActgaag AGCCTGCAGAAGAAG AGGCTCCGGCTGCGGATGAAG AGCATCCAGCTGCAGATGAAG ATGAATCCAGGCCCAAACCAAA GGCGTTCGCTCCTCCCATCGCCGTTCCTAAGATACCAGAGGGGGAAAAAGTTGACTTTGAC GACATCCACAGGAAGCGTCAGGAGAAAGATCTGTCTGAGCTGCAGTCTCTGATCGAGGCCCACTTTATTCAGAGAAAGAAGGACGAGGAGGAGCTCATCGCTCTTGTTAACAGGATT GAGAAGCGTCGTGCTGAGAGGGCTGAACAGCAGAGGATCCGCACCGAGCAGGAGAAAGAGAGGCAGAATCGTTTGGTT gaagaaaaagagaggaaggaaCAAGAGGAGGCTCGTAAGAAGCAAGACGAGGACGCCAAGAAGAAAAAGGCCTTGACTAACATGACTCAACAATATGGTGGCCAGCAAAGG CCAGATGGAAGGAAGGGAGCAAAGAAGCAAACGGAGagggaaaagaagagaaagatcCTGGCAGAGCGGAGGAAGCCGCTCACCATTGACCATCTGAACGAGGACAAGCTGAA GGAGAAGGCCGGTGAGCTGTGGCAGTGGCTGATGATGCTGGAAGCCGAGAAGTTCGACTACACCGAGACGCTCAAGAGACAGAAATATGAC ATCAACTTGCTCCTGAATCGGGTTCAGGCCACCCAGAG CGCCAAAGGAAGAGGCAAGGCCAAAGGCAGGGTGAGATAG
- the tnnt2e gene encoding troponin T2e, cardiac isoform X4 translates to MSEEAVEDVVEEEVVEEEVIEEVLVEEVGEEEAPPGVEEPLVSTTEEAPAADEEHPAADEDESRPKPKAFAPPIAVPKIPEGEKVDFDDIHRKRQEKDLSELQSLIEAHFIQRKKDEEELIALVNRIEKRRAERAEQQRIRTEQEKERQNRLVEEKERKEQEEARKKQDEDAKKKKALTNMTQQYGGQQRPDGRKGAKKQTEREKKRKILAERRKPLTIDHLNEDKLKEKAGELWQWLMMLEAEKFDYTETLKRQKYDINLLLNRVQATQSAKGRGKAKGRVR, encoded by the exons ATGTCAGAGGAAGCAGTGGAGGACGTCGTCGAGGAAGAAGTTGTGGAGGAAGAAGTAATTGAAGAAGTTCTAGTGGAGGAGGTGGG GGAGGAAG AAGCTCCACCTGGAGTAGAAG AGCCCCTTGTCTCCACTActgaag AGGCTCCGGCTGCGGATGAAG AGCATCCAGCTGCAGATGAAG ATGAATCCAGGCCCAAACCAAA GGCGTTCGCTCCTCCCATCGCCGTTCCTAAGATACCAGAGGGGGAAAAAGTTGACTTTGAC GACATCCACAGGAAGCGTCAGGAGAAAGATCTGTCTGAGCTGCAGTCTCTGATCGAGGCCCACTTTATTCAGAGAAAGAAGGACGAGGAGGAGCTCATCGCTCTTGTTAACAGGATT GAGAAGCGTCGTGCTGAGAGGGCTGAACAGCAGAGGATCCGCACCGAGCAGGAGAAAGAGAGGCAGAATCGTTTGGTT gaagaaaaagagaggaaggaaCAAGAGGAGGCTCGTAAGAAGCAAGACGAGGACGCCAAGAAGAAAAAGGCCTTGACTAACATGACTCAACAATATGGTGGCCAGCAAAGG CCAGATGGAAGGAAGGGAGCAAAGAAGCAAACGGAGagggaaaagaagagaaagatcCTGGCAGAGCGGAGGAAGCCGCTCACCATTGACCATCTGAACGAGGACAAGCTGAA GGAGAAGGCCGGTGAGCTGTGGCAGTGGCTGATGATGCTGGAAGCCGAGAAGTTCGACTACACCGAGACGCTCAAGAGACAGAAATATGAC ATCAACTTGCTCCTGAATCGGGTTCAGGCCACCCAGAG CGCCAAAGGAAGAGGCAAGGCCAAAGGCAGGGTGAGATAG
- the tnnt2e gene encoding troponin T2e, cardiac isoform X2 has product MSEEAVEDVVEEEVVEEEVIEEVLVEEVGEEEAPPGVEEPLVSTTEEPAEEEAPAADEEHPAADEDESRPKPKAFAPPIAVPKIPEGEKVDFDDIHRKRQEKDLSELQSLIEAHFIQRKKDEEELIALVNRIEKRRAERAEQQRIRTEQEKERQNRLVEEKERKEQEEARKKQDEDAKKKKALTNMTQQYGGQQRPDGRKGAKKQTEREKKRKILAERRKPLTIDHLNEDKLKEKAGELWQWLMMLEAEKFDYTETLKRQKYDINLLLNRVQATQSAKGRGKAKGRVR; this is encoded by the exons ATGTCAGAGGAAGCAGTGGAGGACGTCGTCGAGGAAGAAGTTGTGGAGGAAGAAGTAATTGAAGAAGTTCTAGTGGAGGAGGTGGG GGAGGAAG AAGCTCCACCTGGAGTAGAAG AGCCCCTTGTCTCCACTActgaag AGCCTGCAGAAGAAG AGGCTCCGGCTGCGGATGAAG AGCATCCAGCTGCAGATGAAG ATGAATCCAGGCCCAAACCAAA GGCGTTCGCTCCTCCCATCGCCGTTCCTAAGATACCAGAGGGGGAAAAAGTTGACTTTGAC GACATCCACAGGAAGCGTCAGGAGAAAGATCTGTCTGAGCTGCAGTCTCTGATCGAGGCCCACTTTATTCAGAGAAAGAAGGACGAGGAGGAGCTCATCGCTCTTGTTAACAGGATT GAGAAGCGTCGTGCTGAGAGGGCTGAACAGCAGAGGATCCGCACCGAGCAGGAGAAAGAGAGGCAGAATCGTTTGGTT gaagaaaaagagaggaaggaaCAAGAGGAGGCTCGTAAGAAGCAAGACGAGGACGCCAAGAAGAAAAAGGCCTTGACTAACATGACTCAACAATATGGTGGCCAGCAAAGG CCAGATGGAAGGAAGGGAGCAAAGAAGCAAACGGAGagggaaaagaagagaaagatcCTGGCAGAGCGGAGGAAGCCGCTCACCATTGACCATCTGAACGAGGACAAGCTGAA GGAGAAGGCCGGTGAGCTGTGGCAGTGGCTGATGATGCTGGAAGCCGAGAAGTTCGACTACACCGAGACGCTCAAGAGACAGAAATATGAC ATCAACTTGCTCCTGAATCGGGTTCAGGCCACCCAGAG CGCCAAAGGAAGAGGCAAGGCCAAAGGCAGGGTGAGATAG
- the tnnt2e gene encoding troponin T2e, cardiac isoform X3: MSEEAVEDVVEEEVVEEEVIEEVLVEEVGEEEEAPPGVEEPLVSTTEEAPAADEEHPAADEDESRPKPKAFAPPIAVPKIPEGEKVDFDDIHRKRQEKDLSELQSLIEAHFIQRKKDEEELIALVNRIEKRRAERAEQQRIRTEQEKERQNRLVEEKERKEQEEARKKQDEDAKKKKALTNMTQQYGGQQRPDGRKGAKKQTEREKKRKILAERRKPLTIDHLNEDKLKEKAGELWQWLMMLEAEKFDYTETLKRQKYDINLLLNRVQATQSAKGRGKAKGRVR, encoded by the exons ATGTCAGAGGAAGCAGTGGAGGACGTCGTCGAGGAAGAAGTTGTGGAGGAAGAAGTAATTGAAGAAGTTCTAGTGGAGGAGGTGGG GGAGGAAG AAGAAGCTCCACCTGGAGTAGAAG AGCCCCTTGTCTCCACTActgaag AGGCTCCGGCTGCGGATGAAG AGCATCCAGCTGCAGATGAAG ATGAATCCAGGCCCAAACCAAA GGCGTTCGCTCCTCCCATCGCCGTTCCTAAGATACCAGAGGGGGAAAAAGTTGACTTTGAC GACATCCACAGGAAGCGTCAGGAGAAAGATCTGTCTGAGCTGCAGTCTCTGATCGAGGCCCACTTTATTCAGAGAAAGAAGGACGAGGAGGAGCTCATCGCTCTTGTTAACAGGATT GAGAAGCGTCGTGCTGAGAGGGCTGAACAGCAGAGGATCCGCACCGAGCAGGAGAAAGAGAGGCAGAATCGTTTGGTT gaagaaaaagagaggaaggaaCAAGAGGAGGCTCGTAAGAAGCAAGACGAGGACGCCAAGAAGAAAAAGGCCTTGACTAACATGACTCAACAATATGGTGGCCAGCAAAGG CCAGATGGAAGGAAGGGAGCAAAGAAGCAAACGGAGagggaaaagaagagaaagatcCTGGCAGAGCGGAGGAAGCCGCTCACCATTGACCATCTGAACGAGGACAAGCTGAA GGAGAAGGCCGGTGAGCTGTGGCAGTGGCTGATGATGCTGGAAGCCGAGAAGTTCGACTACACCGAGACGCTCAAGAGACAGAAATATGAC ATCAACTTGCTCCTGAATCGGGTTCAGGCCACCCAGAG CGCCAAAGGAAGAGGCAAGGCCAAAGGCAGGGTGAGATAG